GCTGGCGGGCGTGGCCTCGATGCTGGACCCGGCGCTGCATGGCGACGCCGAGATCGGCGCCCTCGACCAATGGGCCAAGACCCTGGTGATGGCCGCGACCACCTATCCGACCACGCGGCCGGCCACGGCGTCGGCCGGTGCGCCGTCCAGCCAGGGGCATGGCAGCTGGGCCAGCCATTGGGACGGCCCCTCGCTGAGCCGCATCGAGCGCTCGCTCGCCAGCCATGTGGGGCCGATGGCCAGGTTGATGGTGCGCGAGGCCGCGCGCCAATGCCACGACCTGCAGAGCCTGGCCTCGGCGGTGGCGGCCCATATCGCCGATGCCGAGGCGCGCCAGCGCTTCCTGCAGGAAAGCACCGAGGGCAGCCAGCTCGCACCCATGGGCAGCACCGGCATCGTCGCGCCGCCGCGCGACGCCAGCCTCGCCGCGCTGGCCGCCAGCGGCCAGGCCCTGGACGAGGCCCTCAAGAGCCATGCCCTGGCGGTGCTGAGCCACGAGCTGGGGCCGATCGCGAAAGTGCTGGTGAAGCGGGCGGCGGCGCGCGCCGGCAGCGCCGAGCAGTTCATCGAGGGCCTGCTGGCCGAATGCCCGGAGCTTGATGCGCAGCAGCTCAGGCAGGCGCTGCAGGCGCCGCGCGCGGCGCCCCCATAATGCGCGCCCATGGAATACCTCGCCCTCGTCTTCGACTTCATCATCCACGTCGACCGCTATCTGAACCAGTTCGTGGCCGCCTACGGCAACTGGATCTATGCGCTGCTGTTCCTGATCATCTTCGTGGAGACCGGCCTGGTGGTGATGCCCTTCCTGCCCGGGGACTCGCTGCTCTTCATCGTCGGTGCGATGTGCGGCACCGGCCTGCTGGAGCTGCCGGTGGCGATGAGCCTGATGACGCTGGCGGCCATCGCCGGCAACCAGACCAACTACACCATCGGCCGCTTCTTCGGCCCCAAGGTGTTCCAGTGGGAGGACTCGCGCTTCTTCAACAAGCGCGCCTTCAACCAGGCGCATGAGTTCTACGAGCGCTGGGGCGGCATCACCATCGTGATCGCGCGCTTCATGCCCTTCGTGCGCACCTTCGCGCCCTTCGTGGCCGGCGTGGCGCAGATGACGCGCCGCAAGTTCACGCTCTACGACGTCAGCGGCGGCCTGCTCTGGGTGGTGGGCGTGATGAGCATGGGTTATGCCTTCGGCAACGTGCCCTGGGTGCAGCGAAACCTCGAGAAGATCATCTGGGCGCTGATCGGCATCCCGGGCCTGATCGCGATCTTCGGCGCCTGGAAGGCGCGGCGCCGCGCCCCGGCCTGAGCGTTCATGCAGCTGCGCGGCAAGCTCATCCTGCTGGCGCTGCTGCCGCTGGTGGTCTCGCTGCTGCTGATCGCCCTGGCCGTGCGCCACCAGGAGCGCGAGCTGGCCGCGCGCGAACGCGAGCTGGTGCGCGCCACCTATATGGACGCGCGCCGTACCGAGCTGCGCCACTATGTGGACCTGGCGGTGAGCACGGTGCAGCCGCTCTACGCGGGCCCCCAGCAGGGCGAGGCGGCGACGCGCGCGCGCGCCCTGGCCCTGCTGTCCTCGCTGGACTATGGCCCGGACGGCTATTTCTTCGTCTACGACCTCAGCGGCACGGTGCTGATGCATTCGCGCCAGCCCGAGCTGCTGGGCAAGAACCTCTGGGGCCTGCGCGACCCGCGCGGCCAGCTCACCATCCAGGCGCTGATCGCCCAGGCCAAGGCCGGCGGCGGCTATGTCGAGTACCTCTGGCGCAAGCCCTCCAGCGAGCAGATGGCCGCCAAGCTGGGCTATGTGGTGCAGCTGGAGCGCTGGGGCTGGATGCTGGGCACGGGCCTCTACCTGGACGGCATCGAATCCACCATGGCCGAGCTGGACCGCTCGGCCAGCCGCAATATCGCCACCACCTTGCTGTGGATCGCCG
This portion of the Paucibacter sediminis genome encodes:
- a CDS encoding DedA family protein, with translation MEYLALVFDFIIHVDRYLNQFVAAYGNWIYALLFLIIFVETGLVVMPFLPGDSLLFIVGAMCGTGLLELPVAMSLMTLAAIAGNQTNYTIGRFFGPKVFQWEDSRFFNKRAFNQAHEFYERWGGITIVIARFMPFVRTFAPFVAGVAQMTRRKFTLYDVSGGLLWVVGVMSMGYAFGNVPWVQRNLEKIIWALIGIPGLIAIFGAWKARRRAPA